A section of the Paracoccaceae bacterium genome encodes:
- a CDS encoding 8-oxoguanine deaminase: MSATLIRNAELILTMDDAAHELAGDIRIEGGVITDVGPGLPAEGADIIDATGCLITPGLVNTHHHLYQTLTRAVPAAQDALLFGWLQTLYPIWSRFGPEEMRVSAQIGLAELVLSGCSMTSDHLYLFPNGARLDDTIDAAGEVGLRFHATRGAMSIGESDGGLPPDALVEEEAAILNDCIRVVDAFHDPSPGAMVRVGIAPCSPFSVSRELMRDAALLARDKGVMLHTHLAENDEDIAYSLEKFGCRPGQYAEDLGWTGDDVWHAHCVKLDGQEIDLFAKSGTGVAHCPCSNCRLGSGIAPVRAMRDAGVKVGLGVDGSASNDAGNLVAEARMAMLLQRVASGADAMSAREALRIATRGGAEVLGRDDCGQIAAGKRADIALWAMNGVEAAGNWDAGALLLAGPTQVRDLFVEGRQVVRDGALTTLDLAPAVEHQNRLAVALMG, encoded by the coding sequence ATGAGTGCGACCCTGATCCGAAACGCCGAGCTGATCCTGACGATGGATGATGCGGCGCATGAATTGGCGGGCGATATCCGCATTGAAGGCGGTGTCATCACTGATGTTGGACCCGGACTGCCCGCTGAAGGCGCCGACATCATTGACGCGACAGGCTGTCTGATCACGCCCGGCCTGGTGAACACGCACCACCATCTGTACCAGACGCTGACCCGCGCGGTCCCGGCGGCACAGGACGCGCTTTTGTTTGGGTGGCTGCAGACGCTCTATCCGATCTGGTCGCGTTTCGGGCCCGAAGAAATGCGCGTCTCGGCCCAGATCGGACTGGCCGAACTGGTATTGTCGGGGTGTTCCATGACCTCGGATCATCTGTACCTGTTCCCGAACGGCGCGCGGCTTGACGATACGATCGACGCGGCGGGTGAGGTTGGTCTGCGGTTTCATGCCACGCGCGGCGCGATGAGCATTGGCGAAAGCGATGGCGGGTTGCCGCCGGACGCGTTGGTCGAGGAGGAGGCGGCGATCCTGAACGACTGCATTCGTGTGGTGGATGCGTTTCACGACCCGTCGCCTGGTGCGATGGTCCGGGTCGGCATCGCGCCCTGTTCGCCGTTTTCTGTCAGCCGCGAGTTAATGCGCGACGCCGCCCTGCTGGCGCGGGACAAGGGCGTGATGCTACACACCCATCTGGCCGAGAATGACGAGGATATCGCCTATAGTCTTGAGAAGTTCGGCTGTCGCCCCGGACAATATGCCGAGGATCTGGGCTGGACCGGCGATGACGTCTGGCACGCCCATTGCGTCAAGCTGGACGGGCAAGAGATTGACTTGTTTGCAAAATCCGGCACCGGGGTCGCGCACTGTCCGTGTTCGAACTGCCGACTGGGGTCTGGCATTGCCCCGGTGCGGGCGATGCGGGATGCAGGCGTGAAGGTCGGGCTGGGCGTCGATGGTTCTGCCAGCAATGATGCGGGCAATCTGGTGGCCGAAGCGCGGATGGCGATGCTGCTGCAACGGGTCGCCAGTGGCGCCGACGCGATGAGCGCGCGTGAGGCGCTGCGCATCGCCACCCGTGGCGGGGCCGAGGTGCTGGGCCGTGATGATTGCGGCCAGATTGCCGCCGGCAAGCGCGCGGATATTGCCTTGTGGGCCATGAATGGCGTCGAGGCGGCGGGCAACTGGGACGCTGGCGCGCTGTTGCTGGCCGGACCGACGCAGGTGCGGGATCTGTTTGTTGAGGGGCGTCAGGTGGTGCGGGATGGCGCGCTGACGACATTGGATCTGGCGCCCGCGGTTGAGCATCAGAACCGACTGGCGGTGGCGTTGATGGGCTGA
- a CDS encoding histidinol-phosphatase: MAELTEATKSMLVEVSHKLAVVARNQALASFRMSGLLSENKLADGFDPVTKADRDAEAAMREILARERPDDGVIGEEFPPLEGSSGLTWVLDPIDGTRGYISGTPTWGVLIAVSDETGPLLGVIDQPYVGERFIGGFGLAEYEGPLGLRPLKTRAAQPLSQATLLTTFPEVGTAEEGRAFHAVSKQAQLTRYGMDCYGYALLAAGCVDLVIEAELNAYDIQAPIAVVQAAGGIVTDWAGNPAHNGGRAIAAANPEIHAEAMAILREVIG, from the coding sequence ATGGCCGAACTAACTGAGGCGACCAAGAGTATGTTGGTCGAAGTCTCGCACAAACTGGCTGTAGTAGCTCGTAACCAAGCCCTGGCATCCTTCCGGATGTCGGGGCTTTTATCTGAAAACAAGCTGGCGGACGGGTTTGACCCGGTCACCAAGGCGGACCGCGATGCCGAGGCGGCGATGCGCGAGATTTTGGCGCGCGAACGTCCCGATGACGGGGTGATCGGCGAAGAATTCCCCCCCCTCGAAGGTAGCAGCGGGCTGACCTGGGTGCTGGACCCGATTGACGGCACGCGCGGCTATATCTCGGGCACGCCGACCTGGGGCGTGCTGATCGCCGTAAGTGACGAAACCGGGCCACTGCTTGGCGTAATTGACCAACCCTATGTCGGAGAACGGTTCATCGGCGGCTTTGGACTTGCAGAGTACGAGGGGCCGCTGGGTCTGCGGCCGCTGAAAACCCGCGCCGCCCAGCCGCTGTCGCAGGCGACGTTGCTGACGACTTTCCCTGAGGTGGGTACGGCCGAGGAAGGGCGCGCCTTTCATGCGGTTTCAAAGCAGGCGCAACTGACGCGTTACGGGATGGATTGCTATGGCTATGCCCTGCTGGCGGCGGGCTGCGTTGATCTGGTGATCGAGGCCGAGTTGAACGCCTATGACATTCAGGCCCCGATTGCGGTCGTGCAGGCGGCGGGCGGCATCGTCACCGACTGGGCAGGCAATCCGGCGCATAACGGAGGGCGGGCGATTGCGGCGGCGAACCCCGAAATTCACGCCGAGGCAATGGCGATCCTGCGCGAGGTGATAGGATGA
- a CDS encoding helix-turn-helix domain-containing protein, producing the protein MKHPVDVHVGKRVRHRRWMIGMTQQQLAEGVGIKFQQIQKYETGMNRVSASRLWDISEALDVPVAFFFEGLDGAEDSETSAAASAQGDMLVDKEALELVRSYYAIPETQRRRLFDLARVLSDAAA; encoded by the coding sequence ATGAAACACCCCGTTGACGTCCATGTTGGAAAGCGCGTTCGCCATCGTCGTTGGATGATCGGTATGACGCAACAACAGCTTGCCGAAGGCGTTGGTATCAAGTTCCAGCAGATTCAGAAATATGAAACCGGCATGAACCGGGTTAGCGCATCGCGCCTTTGGGATATCTCCGAAGCGCTGGACGTGCCGGTCGCCTTCTTCTTTGAAGGTCTCGACGGTGCCGAAGACAGCGAAACAAGTGCTGCCGCATCCGCCCAGGGCGATATGCTGGTCGACAAAGAAGCGCTTGAACTGGTGCGGTCGTACTATGCGATCCCCGAAACCCAACGCCGCCGCCTGTTTGACCTGGCGCGCGTGCTGAGTGACGCCGCCGCGTGA
- a CDS encoding zinc-binding dehydrogenase yields the protein MRAFQVSRHDADPALARIPTPAPAQGEVLIRIHACALNFADLLMAKGSYQEKPPLPFTLGMEVAGDVIALGPDTKGPPVGSRVAVFGGYGGLAEAGVFAAERAVPLPHDMSYVDAAAFLVAYGTSHVALTHKARLRPGETLLVLGAAGGVGLTAVEIGKLMGARVIAVACGAEKLKVAQAAGADHLIDAGDDLRAAVKSLGGADVVYDPVGGELFDAALRTLNPDGRILPLGFASGTVPQIPANILLVKNISVLGLYWGGYAKTNPKVITDSLSQLFDWYAQGDLKPHVSHVLELERAAEGLELLRSRTSTGKVVITT from the coding sequence ATCCGGGCATTCCAGGTGTCCCGTCACGATGCCGATCCGGCGCTGGCCCGCATTCCAACCCCGGCCCCTGCACAGGGCGAGGTTCTGATCCGCATTCACGCCTGCGCGCTCAACTTTGCCGATTTGCTGATGGCGAAAGGCAGCTATCAGGAAAAACCGCCCCTGCCCTTCACGCTGGGAATGGAGGTTGCGGGCGACGTGATCGCACTTGGCCCAGACACCAAAGGCCCGCCGGTCGGAAGCCGGGTTGCGGTTTTCGGCGGATATGGCGGCCTGGCCGAGGCAGGCGTATTCGCGGCCGAACGTGCCGTCCCCTTGCCCCACGACATGAGCTATGTGGATGCAGCCGCATTTCTTGTGGCCTATGGCACCAGCCACGTTGCCCTGACCCACAAGGCACGGCTGAGGCCGGGCGAGACGCTGCTGGTCCTGGGTGCCGCCGGCGGCGTTGGTTTGACCGCCGTTGAGATCGGCAAACTGATGGGGGCACGGGTGATCGCCGTGGCGTGCGGCGCCGAGAAGCTGAAGGTCGCACAGGCCGCCGGGGCCGACCACCTGATTGACGCGGGCGACGATCTGCGTGCGGCGGTGAAATCGCTGGGCGGCGCGGATGTGGTCTATGATCCGGTGGGCGGTGAGTTGTTCGACGCCGCCTTGCGCACCCTCAACCCCGACGGGCGCATTCTGCCGCTTGGCTTTGCCAGTGGCACGGTTCCGCAGATCCCGGCGAATATCCTGCTGGTCAAGAACATCTCGGTTCTGGGACTGTATTGGGGCGGTTATGCGAAGACCAACCCCAAGGTGATCACCGACAGCCTGTCACAGCTGTTCGACTGGTACGCTCAGGGCGATCTGAAGCCGCATGTCAGCCACGTGCTGGAGTTGGAACGCGCCGCCGAAGGGCTTGAACTGCTGCGCAGCCGCACATCGACCGGCAAGGTCGTCATTACCACCTGA
- a CDS encoding aminotransferase class I/II-fold pyridoxal phosphate-dependent enzyme, with translation MKVKIHTLFQYLLETTEAAPEAVVGLSLSQSPRLGDFLDDLDPELSLDWNQRAFRGLPELRGHVLREAGLADLCAPDDVLITAGAAEANYLAIMQLMQQGDEIVIEKPGWPQAEVLAKSLGATIRTVTRREEDQWAFPMQAFAAAVTERTRLIFLTNPNNPTGRMLDRDALVQIVDVARRVGAWLIVDEVYAGLEWTGSRAPSIAGMYERGITTGSVSKALGLQGLRTGWLICPDPGLVMDAVIRRENSSEIMNIMGEAIAEIALRPGRYGAAMAAARKDGRANLETLDAFVADQPQLSWVRPEAGLIGLARLHADIDGDEFAKRLLADPFRTFLLPGSAYDQPQHIRLGVGGGAGVNLGLGLERVAALLAAL, from the coding sequence ATGAAAGTCAAGATTCACACGCTGTTCCAGTATCTGCTGGAAACCACCGAGGCCGCGCCTGAGGCCGTCGTCGGGTTATCGCTGTCGCAATCGCCCCGGCTTGGGGATTTTCTGGATGATCTTGATCCGGAGTTGTCGCTGGATTGGAACCAGCGCGCGTTCCGGGGCCTGCCGGAACTGCGCGGCCATGTGCTGCGCGAGGCCGGGCTGGCGGACCTCTGCGCGCCCGATGATGTGCTGATCACTGCAGGCGCGGCTGAGGCCAATTATCTGGCGATCATGCAACTGATGCAGCAGGGAGATGAGATCGTCATCGAGAAACCCGGCTGGCCGCAGGCCGAGGTTCTGGCGAAATCGCTGGGTGCGACGATCCGGACCGTGACCCGGCGGGAAGAAGATCAATGGGCGTTTCCGATGCAGGCGTTCGCGGCCGCGGTAACCGAACGCACGCGGCTGATCTTTCTGACCAATCCGAACAATCCGACAGGGCGGATGCTGGACCGGGACGCATTGGTGCAGATTGTCGACGTGGCCCGGCGTGTCGGCGCCTGGCTGATCGTGGATGAGGTTTACGCAGGTCTGGAATGGACCGGTTCGCGCGCGCCGTCGATCGCGGGCATGTACGAACGCGGGATCACCACGGGCAGCGTCTCCAAAGCGCTGGGATTGCAGGGGCTGCGCACCGGCTGGCTGATCTGTCCTGATCCGGGGCTGGTGATGGATGCTGTCATCCGGCGCGAGAATTCCAGCGAGATCATGAACATCATGGGAGAGGCGATTGCCGAGATTGCCCTGCGCCCCGGGCGATACGGCGCCGCGATGGCGGCGGCGCGCAAGGATGGGCGGGCCAATCTGGAAACTCTGGACGCATTCGTGGCGGATCAGCCGCAGCTGTCCTGGGTCCGCCCCGAGGCGGGGCTGATCGGTCTGGCGCGACTGCACGCCGACATCGACGGGGATGAATTCGCCAAGCGCCTGCTGGCGGATCCTTTCCGCACCTTCCTGCTGCCGGGCAGCGCCTATGACCAGCCACAGCACATCCGGCTGGGGGTTGGTGGGGGCGCTGGCGTGAATCTGGGGCTGGGGCTGGAACGGGTCGCCGCGTTGCTGGCGGCGTTATAG
- a CDS encoding MBL fold metallo-hydrolase gives MASADYVKGRPVALHVLDYGLFRVHANGRIIGICGFLIETDADETILIDTGFPEKYAKDVQAASAEDLLGGFGEVLTMTHDNLPKAQLARAGRDVSDVDLLIMTHTHIDHVGGIADFPQAPILIAAAERALDKPLYWGPIQPIDWPDRKYLLIHEDTRIGPGLRVLLVPGHAPGQLALLVELPETGPVLIVSDAISHPAEIDEAFAGSWDEERAIASGARLMALAEEIGALVIYGHSPDQWPGLKKTPEYFA, from the coding sequence ATGGCCAGCGCAGACTACGTAAAGGGGCGGCCCGTCGCGCTGCATGTGCTGGACTATGGGTTGTTCCGGGTGCACGCCAACGGGCGGATCATCGGTATCTGCGGTTTTCTGATCGAAACAGACGCGGATGAAACCATCCTGATCGACACCGGATTTCCGGAAAAATACGCTAAGGATGTTCAGGCCGCCTCGGCCGAAGATCTGCTGGGCGGGTTTGGAGAGGTTCTGACCATGACCCACGACAACCTGCCCAAGGCGCAATTGGCGCGCGCCGGGCGGGATGTGTCGGACGTCGATCTGCTGATCATGACGCATACCCATATCGACCACGTCGGCGGCATCGCCGATTTCCCACAAGCGCCAATCCTGATCGCAGCGGCGGAACGGGCGCTTGACAAACCGCTATACTGGGGGCCGATCCAACCCATCGACTGGCCTGATCGCAAATACTTGCTGATCCACGAAGACACCCGCATCGGCCCCGGCCTGCGGGTCTTGCTGGTGCCGGGCCACGCACCCGGGCAACTGGCGCTGCTGGTGGAACTGCCGGAAACCGGGCCTGTCCTGATCGTCAGTGACGCAATCTCGCACCCTGCCGAAATTGACGAGGCGTTCGCCGGGTCCTGGGATGAAGAACGCGCAATTGCCAGCGGCGCGCGCCTGATGGCACTGGCCGAAGAAATCGGCGCGCTGGTGATCTATGGTCACAGCCCGGACCAATGGCCCGGATTGAAGAAGACGCCCGAGTATTTTGCCTGA